One region of Salvia miltiorrhiza cultivar Shanhuang (shh) chromosome 3, IMPLAD_Smil_shh, whole genome shotgun sequence genomic DNA includes:
- the LOC131014999 gene encoding NAC domain-containing protein 79-like: MEGSGSPVKEEKLPPGFRFHPTDEELITYYLINKISDATFTGRAIGDVDLNKCEPWDLPGKAKMGEKEWYFFSLRDRKYPTGVRTNRATNTGYWKTTGKDKEIYNSNTSELVGMKKTLVFYRGRAPRGEKTNWVMHEYRIHSKSAYRTNKQDEWVVCRVFQKSAGGKKYPSTQSRAVNPFSYNIDLPQNPMQSQIMQPDNFHFPGRNYMTPAEIQEYNKVFTGAAAAAASTSMINFPVPPQVNYGGGAGAGCFTISGLNLNLGGGMRAAQGMNQQDVTAAAAMLNGGAAAMGGEQAAGYGGDMNNRFVVGMDQCGDLDNYWPSY, translated from the exons ATGGAGGGGTCAGGAAGTCCAGTGAAGGAGGAGAAGCTGCCACCCGGCTTCCGGTTCCACCCGACCGACGAAGAACTCATCACCTACTATTTAATCAACAAGATCTCCGACGCAACCTTCACCGGAAGGGCCATCGGAGACGTTGATCTCAACAAGTGTGAGCCCTGGGATCTTCCAG GGAAGGCGAAAATGGGAGAGAAAGAGTGGTATTTCTTCAGCCTCCGGGACCGTAAGTATCCGACGGGGGTTCGGACGAACCGGGCGACGAACACGGGATACTGGAAGACGACGGGAAAGGACAAGGAGATATACAACAGCAACACGTCGGAGTTGGTGGGGATGAAGAAGACTTTGGTGTTTTACAGAGGGAGAGCTCCAAGGGGAGAGAAGACCAACTGGGTCATGCATGAATATCGCATTCATTCCAAATCTGCTTATAGAACTAACAAG CAAGATGAGTGGGTAGTGTGCCGCGTCTTCCAAAAGAGCGCCGGAGGTAAAAAATACCCATCAACCCAATCAAGAGCAGTCAACCCCTTCTCCTACAACATCGACCTTCCCCAAAACCCCATGCAATCTCAAATCATGCAGCCAGACAACTTCCACTTCCCCGGCAGAAACTACATGACTCCCGCCGAGATTCAAGAATACAACAAAGTCTTcaccggcgccgccgccgccgccgcctccaccagcATGATCAACTTCCCCGTCCCGCCGCAGGTCAACTACGGTGGCGGCGCCGGGGCCGGCTGCTTCACCATATCCGGGCTGAACTTGAACCTCGGCGGAGGAATGAGGGCGGCGCAGGGGATGAACCAGCAAGACgtgaccgccgccgccgccatgctcaacggcggcgccgccgccatGGGTGGTGAACAGGCTGCCGGGTATGGAGGAGACATGAACAACAGGTTTGTTGTGGGCATGGACCAGTGTGGTGACTTGGATAACTACTGGCCTTCTTATTGA
- the LOC131014998 gene encoding uncharacterized protein LOC131014998, whose protein sequence is MAALKLFLLTVFISLVLAHVGARADASVSDVEEVKVAGSDGPDSAVLEQLKSKIHSLESQIEEKIRELKEKDHAVAAKEKIIKEKSDAVVSLKSEIASLHKKGKLDAAEKVGKAHARAGELEKEVEKLRKDLHLKTTEKDLLEARVTEAEKKFPELNSKLASLQKIIDDQKAKIRKTQRALEIAEEELMKAKFEATSRTKELMQAHGAWFPPWLAVHLNNYQALLEENWKVHGKPALESLVKKATEKKAQAEEWAAPHVETVKTKLVPAIKEQWVVIATNIEPHVQTLTTKAVEIYEVSKEAVTPHIVKVQELANPYFQELRKVSKPYIDNVATAARPHVDKLQTTLKPYTQEAVKAYTKFLESATLYHGQVQNIVHDKLKSYEVTKPLATKELVWFSASALLALPIILLLKIFSAFFGKKGKKPTRHGNAHNARRKGKRVHSDK, encoded by the exons ATGGCGGCGTTGAAACTGTTCCTGCTTACTGTATTCATCTCTCTAGTTCTCGCTCACGTCGGAGCTCGAGCTGATGCCTCAGTCTCAGATGTCGAAGAAGTCAAAGTCGCCGGATCGGACGGTCCAGATTCTGCCGTCCTCGAGCAACTTAAGTCCAAGATCCACAGCCTAG AATCTCAGATTGAGGAGAAAATTCGAGAACTAAAAGAAAAGGACCATGCAGTTGCAGCTAAGGAAAAGATAATCAAGGAAAAATCAGATGCTGTTGTATCATTGAAGAGTGAAATTGCTTCGTTACAT aaaaaggGCAAACTGGATGCTGCAGAAAAAGTGGGGAAGGCACATGCAAGAGCTGGGGAGCTGGAAAAGGAGGTTGAGAAACTCAGAAAAGATCTTCATTTGAAAACAACCGAGAAAGATCTGTTGGAAGCCCGGGTGACCGAAGCAGAAAAAAAGTTTCCCGAGTTGAACTCTAAACTCGCAAGT CTTCAGAAGATTATCGATGACCAGAAAGCTAAGATACGTAAAACTCAACGAGCTCTTGAAATTGCTGAG GAAGAATTGATGAAGGCAAAATTTGAAGCAACATCCAGAACCAAAGAGTTGATGCAG GCGCATGGTGCTTGGTTTCCTCCTTGGCTTGCAGTTCATCTTAATAATTATcag GCACTGTTAGAGGAGAACTGGAAAGTGCACGGAAAGCCTGCTCTGGAGTCGTTGGTAAAGAAG GCTACTGAAAAGAAGGCCCAAGCTGAAGAATGGGCCGCTCCACATGTTGAAACAGTCAAAACT AAATTGGTACCAGCCATCAAGGAACAGTGGGTGGTTATAGCCACAAATATTGAACCCCATGTGCAAACATTAACCACAAAAGCTGTGGAGATATATGAAGTGTCAAAGGAAGCTGTGACTCCACACATTGTTAAAGTTCAGGAACTTGCGAATCCTTATTTCCAG GAATTGAGGAAAGTGAGCAAACCATATATTGACAATGTAGCCACTGCTGCAAGACCTCATGTTGACAAATTGCAGACTACTTTGAAGCCATATACACAGGAGGCAGTTAAAGCTTATACAAAGTTCCTTGAGTCAGCAACTCTATATCACGGTCAG GTTCAAAACATAGTTCATGATAAACTCAAGAGTTACGAGGTTACAAAACCTCTTGCTACAAAAGAGCTGGTTTGGTTTTCT GCTTCGGCATTGCTAGCTTTGCCTATCATCTTGCTGCTGAAAATCTTTTCAGCTTTTTTCGG TAAAAAGGGAAAGAAGCCCACCCGACATGGCAATGCACACAATGCTCGTCGCAAAGGAAAACGCGTACATTCAGACAAGTGA
- the LOC131015001 gene encoding uncharacterized protein LOC131015001 isoform X1 has product MGWGSIYKRRVKVFTLAIVVYLDYKALQVREKWTKSSKRDELWEKAHECNAKRVLKLIVELEGLWVKLGQYLSTRADVLPPAYIRHLQQLQDSLPPRLVEEVCQTINRELGKSMDDLFLNFDNIPLATASIAQVHRATLRDGQDVVVKVQHEGIKEIILEDLKNAKAIVDWIAWAEPQYDFNPMIDEWCKEAPKELDFNIEAENTRKVSRNLGCKSNSDDNDINRVDVLIPEIIMSTEKVLILEYMDGVRLNDSVSLQEMGVDKQKLVEEITRAYAHQIYVDGFFNGDPHPGNFLVSKVPPHRPILLDFGLTKRLSSSLKQALAKMFLASAEGDHVALLSSFTEMGLKLRLDVPEQVMEIANVFFRTSTPANEAKQTMKALAQQRDKNMKVLQEKMKLNEKQVKRFNPVDAFPGDIIIFSRVINLLRGLSSTMGLRVVYVDIMRPFAESVLQCNVNKGPAANPNWMHDTPILSNVENKLRKLLIELGNADKVLGIQVCAYKDGEVIIDTAAGVLGRYDPRPVQPDSLFPVFSVSKGITAGMVHWLADKGKLDLSDKVENIWPEFGSNGKDKIKVHHVLNHTSGLQNAMGSVTRENPLLLTDWDECLNCITKMVPDTEPGGQQMYHYLSFGWLCGGIIEHASRKKFQEILEEAFIHPLNIDGELYIGIPPGVESRLATLTSDVEDIKRLSEITKRPDIPASFQSQLQDASQLASALPALFNTLFARRAIIPAANGHCSARALARYYAALVDQGAIPPPHASPAQPLLGSHPHIPKFTPPKSTKKQRGSKHKRDSSNDGSSLKKASGANYTKVPSGDVSISSSSSAARGEHGNDRTTAKLFTNSRIHDAFVGAGEYEKLTLPGGQFGLGFKRSYSEDGKLIGFGHSGMGGSTGYCDIDNRFSIGITLNKLNMGGVTAKIMQLVCTELNIPLPADFYRFSERLADDDSNIVPIIN; this is encoded by the exons ATGGGATGGGGAAGCATCTACAAGAGACGTGTGAAAGTTTTCACGCTAGCTATTGTAGTCTACCTGGATTATAAG gCCCTGCAAGTGAGAGAGAAATGGACGAAGAGTTCAAAGAGGGATGAGCTTTGGGAGAAGGCTCATGAATGTAATGCTAAGCGTGTTCTTAAATTGATAGTTGAGCTGGAAGGCTTATGGGTGAAACTAGGACAGTACCTATCTACACGAGCCGACGTGCTTCCCCCAGCCTATATACGCCATCTACAGCAGCTGCAGGACTCTCTCCCCCCTCGCCTGGTAGAAGAG GTTTGCCAGACTATCAACCGAGAGCTGGGGAAATCGATGGACGATCTCTTCTTGAATTTTGATAATATACCACTGGCTACAGCATCT ATAGCTCAAGTTCATAGGGCAACTTTGCGTGATGGGCAGGACGTAGTTGTTAAAGTTCAACATGAGGGTATAAAAGAAATCATATTGGAG GATTTGAAAAATGCTAAGGCGATAGTTGATTGGATTGCCTGGGCAGAACCACAATATGACTTCAATCCCATGATAGATGAGTGGTGCAAAGAAGCACCCAAGGAACTTGACTTCAACATTGAGGCTG AAAACACTCGGAAAGTTTCTAGGAATCTTGGATGCAAAAGTAATTCTGATGATAACGACATAAATCGTGTGGACGTCTTAATTCCAGAAATTATTATG TCAACTGAGAAAGTCCTAATCTTAGAGTATATGGATGGAGTACGATTAAATGACTCAGTATCTTTGCAAGAAATGGGCGTCGACAAGCAAAAACTGGTTGAGGAAATTACTCGTGCATATGCACATCAAATTTATGTTGATGGATTCTTCAATGGTGACCCTCACCCTG GAAACTTTCTTGTGAGCAAGGTTCCTCCACATCGACCAATTTTACTAGATTTTGGGCTTACAAAGAGGCTATCATCTTCTTTGAAACAAGCTTTAGCAAAAATGTTTCTAGCATCTGCTGAG GGCGATCATGTGGCTCTTTTATCTTCCTTCACAGAAATGGGACTTAAGCTGCGGTTGGATGTACCTGAGCAAGTGATGGAAATAGCAAATGTCTTCTTCCGCACTTCAACCCCAGCAAATGAAGCCAAA CAAACAATGAAAGCTTTAGCTCAGCAAAGAGATAAAAATATGAAGGTCCTTCAAGAGAAAATGAAGCTCAATGAGAAACAAGTAAAACGATTCAATCCT gTTGATGCTTTTCCAGGAGATATCATAATATTCAGCAGAGTGATTAATCTTCTAAGAG GTCTTTCGTCGACTATGGGTCTTCGTGTAGTTTACGTGGATATTATGAGACCATTTGCAGAATCTGTTTTACAATG CAATGTGAACAAAGGGCCAGCAGCTAATCCAAACTGGATGCACGACACTCCTATCCTTTCTAATGTTGAAAACAAGCTTCGGAAGCTCTTAATTGAGCTTGGGAATGCTGATAAAGTACTTGGAATCCAG GTGTGTGCCTATAAAGATGGAGAAGTAATCATTGATACTGCTGCTGGGGTACTTGGAAGATATGATCCTAGACCAGTTCAGCCTGATAGTTTATTCCCTGTCTTCTCTGTATCAAAAGGAATTACCGCAGGAATGGTTCATTGGCTGGCTGATAAAGG GAAGCTGGACCTTTCGGacaaagttgaaaatatttGGCCAGAATTTGGATCAAATGGAAAAGACAAGATAAAG GTGCATCATGTGCTTAATCACACATCTGGTTTGCAAAATGCCATGGGCAGTGTAACACGAGAAAACCCTTTGCTTCTGACTGATTGGGATGAATGTTTAAATTGCATCACAAAGATGGTGCCAGACACTGAACCTGGAGGTCAGCAAATGTACCATTACTTGTCTTTTGGCTGGTTATGTGGCGGTATTATTGAG CATGCATCGAGGAAGAAGTTTCAGGAGATCCTTGAAGAAGCATTTATTCACCCTCTTAACATAGATGGCGAGCTATACATTGGAATTCCTCCAG GTGTGGAATCTAGACTTGCCACTCTCACATCTGATGTGGAAGACATCAAGAGACTCTCTGAGATCACGAAACGGCCAGATATTCCAGCCAGCTTCCAGTCCCAACTACAAGACGCATCTCAGCTTGCGTCTGCTCTTCCTGCTTTATTTAACACTCTTTTTGCACGTCGGGCCATCATACCTGCTGCTAATGGACATTGCTCAGCTCGTGCTCTTGCACGCTACTATGCAGCTCTCGTGGATCAAGGAGCTATTCCACCACCACATGCTTCTCCTGCCCAACCCCTACTTGGGAGCCACCCTCACATCCCCAAATTCACACCTCCGAAATCCACCAAGAAACAAAGAGGTTCGAAGCACAAACGAGACAGTTCCAACGATGGTAGCTCTTTGAAAAAGGCTAGCGGGGCTAACTACACGAAGGTTCCCAGTGGCGATGTTagcatcagcagcagcagctctgcAGCTAGAGGTGAACATGGCAACGACCGGACAACTGCTAAACTTTTTACCAACAGCAGAATCCACGACGCGTTCGTGGGAGCTGGGGAGTACGAGAAGTTGACACTTCCAGGCGGGCAGTTTGGTCTCGGTTTTAAAAGATCTTACTCAGAGGACGGCAAGTTGATCGGCTTCGGGCATTCGGGAATGGGTGGATCGACAGGCTATTGCGACATTGACAACAGATTTTCTATTGGTATAACGCTAAACAAGTTGAACATGGGAGGTGTGACTGCCAAAATCATGCAGTTAGTCTGCACAGAACTCAATATACCACTGCCAGCAGATTTTTACAGATTTTCGGAGAGGTTAGCTGATGATGACTCAAATATAGTACCTATCATTAATTGA
- the LOC131015001 gene encoding uncharacterized protein LOC131015001 isoform X2 produces the protein MDDLFLNFDNIPLATASIAQVHRATLRDGQDVVVKVQHEGIKEIILEDLKNAKAIVDWIAWAEPQYDFNPMIDEWCKEAPKELDFNIEAENTRKVSRNLGCKSNSDDNDINRVDVLIPEIIMSTEKVLILEYMDGVRLNDSVSLQEMGVDKQKLVEEITRAYAHQIYVDGFFNGDPHPGNFLVSKVPPHRPILLDFGLTKRLSSSLKQALAKMFLASAEGDHVALLSSFTEMGLKLRLDVPEQVMEIANVFFRTSTPANEAKQTMKALAQQRDKNMKVLQEKMKLNEKQVKRFNPVDAFPGDIIIFSRVINLLRGLSSTMGLRVVYVDIMRPFAESVLQCNVNKGPAANPNWMHDTPILSNVENKLRKLLIELGNADKVLGIQVCAYKDGEVIIDTAAGVLGRYDPRPVQPDSLFPVFSVSKGITAGMVHWLADKGKLDLSDKVENIWPEFGSNGKDKIKVHHVLNHTSGLQNAMGSVTRENPLLLTDWDECLNCITKMVPDTEPGGQQMYHYLSFGWLCGGIIEHASRKKFQEILEEAFIHPLNIDGELYIGIPPGVESRLATLTSDVEDIKRLSEITKRPDIPASFQSQLQDASQLASALPALFNTLFARRAIIPAANGHCSARALARYYAALVDQGAIPPPHASPAQPLLGSHPHIPKFTPPKSTKKQRGSKHKRDSSNDGSSLKKASGANYTKVPSGDVSISSSSSAARGEHGNDRTTAKLFTNSRIHDAFVGAGEYEKLTLPGGQFGLGFKRSYSEDGKLIGFGHSGMGGSTGYCDIDNRFSIGITLNKLNMGGVTAKIMQLVCTELNIPLPADFYRFSERLADDDSNIVPIIN, from the exons ATGGACGATCTCTTCTTGAATTTTGATAATATACCACTGGCTACAGCATCT ATAGCTCAAGTTCATAGGGCAACTTTGCGTGATGGGCAGGACGTAGTTGTTAAAGTTCAACATGAGGGTATAAAAGAAATCATATTGGAG GATTTGAAAAATGCTAAGGCGATAGTTGATTGGATTGCCTGGGCAGAACCACAATATGACTTCAATCCCATGATAGATGAGTGGTGCAAAGAAGCACCCAAGGAACTTGACTTCAACATTGAGGCTG AAAACACTCGGAAAGTTTCTAGGAATCTTGGATGCAAAAGTAATTCTGATGATAACGACATAAATCGTGTGGACGTCTTAATTCCAGAAATTATTATG TCAACTGAGAAAGTCCTAATCTTAGAGTATATGGATGGAGTACGATTAAATGACTCAGTATCTTTGCAAGAAATGGGCGTCGACAAGCAAAAACTGGTTGAGGAAATTACTCGTGCATATGCACATCAAATTTATGTTGATGGATTCTTCAATGGTGACCCTCACCCTG GAAACTTTCTTGTGAGCAAGGTTCCTCCACATCGACCAATTTTACTAGATTTTGGGCTTACAAAGAGGCTATCATCTTCTTTGAAACAAGCTTTAGCAAAAATGTTTCTAGCATCTGCTGAG GGCGATCATGTGGCTCTTTTATCTTCCTTCACAGAAATGGGACTTAAGCTGCGGTTGGATGTACCTGAGCAAGTGATGGAAATAGCAAATGTCTTCTTCCGCACTTCAACCCCAGCAAATGAAGCCAAA CAAACAATGAAAGCTTTAGCTCAGCAAAGAGATAAAAATATGAAGGTCCTTCAAGAGAAAATGAAGCTCAATGAGAAACAAGTAAAACGATTCAATCCT gTTGATGCTTTTCCAGGAGATATCATAATATTCAGCAGAGTGATTAATCTTCTAAGAG GTCTTTCGTCGACTATGGGTCTTCGTGTAGTTTACGTGGATATTATGAGACCATTTGCAGAATCTGTTTTACAATG CAATGTGAACAAAGGGCCAGCAGCTAATCCAAACTGGATGCACGACACTCCTATCCTTTCTAATGTTGAAAACAAGCTTCGGAAGCTCTTAATTGAGCTTGGGAATGCTGATAAAGTACTTGGAATCCAG GTGTGTGCCTATAAAGATGGAGAAGTAATCATTGATACTGCTGCTGGGGTACTTGGAAGATATGATCCTAGACCAGTTCAGCCTGATAGTTTATTCCCTGTCTTCTCTGTATCAAAAGGAATTACCGCAGGAATGGTTCATTGGCTGGCTGATAAAGG GAAGCTGGACCTTTCGGacaaagttgaaaatatttGGCCAGAATTTGGATCAAATGGAAAAGACAAGATAAAG GTGCATCATGTGCTTAATCACACATCTGGTTTGCAAAATGCCATGGGCAGTGTAACACGAGAAAACCCTTTGCTTCTGACTGATTGGGATGAATGTTTAAATTGCATCACAAAGATGGTGCCAGACACTGAACCTGGAGGTCAGCAAATGTACCATTACTTGTCTTTTGGCTGGTTATGTGGCGGTATTATTGAG CATGCATCGAGGAAGAAGTTTCAGGAGATCCTTGAAGAAGCATTTATTCACCCTCTTAACATAGATGGCGAGCTATACATTGGAATTCCTCCAG GTGTGGAATCTAGACTTGCCACTCTCACATCTGATGTGGAAGACATCAAGAGACTCTCTGAGATCACGAAACGGCCAGATATTCCAGCCAGCTTCCAGTCCCAACTACAAGACGCATCTCAGCTTGCGTCTGCTCTTCCTGCTTTATTTAACACTCTTTTTGCACGTCGGGCCATCATACCTGCTGCTAATGGACATTGCTCAGCTCGTGCTCTTGCACGCTACTATGCAGCTCTCGTGGATCAAGGAGCTATTCCACCACCACATGCTTCTCCTGCCCAACCCCTACTTGGGAGCCACCCTCACATCCCCAAATTCACACCTCCGAAATCCACCAAGAAACAAAGAGGTTCGAAGCACAAACGAGACAGTTCCAACGATGGTAGCTCTTTGAAAAAGGCTAGCGGGGCTAACTACACGAAGGTTCCCAGTGGCGATGTTagcatcagcagcagcagctctgcAGCTAGAGGTGAACATGGCAACGACCGGACAACTGCTAAACTTTTTACCAACAGCAGAATCCACGACGCGTTCGTGGGAGCTGGGGAGTACGAGAAGTTGACACTTCCAGGCGGGCAGTTTGGTCTCGGTTTTAAAAGATCTTACTCAGAGGACGGCAAGTTGATCGGCTTCGGGCATTCGGGAATGGGTGGATCGACAGGCTATTGCGACATTGACAACAGATTTTCTATTGGTATAACGCTAAACAAGTTGAACATGGGAGGTGTGACTGCCAAAATCATGCAGTTAGTCTGCACAGAACTCAATATACCACTGCCAGCAGATTTTTACAGATTTTCGGAGAGGTTAGCTGATGATGACTCAAATATAGTACCTATCATTAATTGA